The DNA sequence TGTGACCCAACCCTCAGCATTTTTCCAGGtcttaaatatatacaccccatTTAAAGTACCTTTAATCAACAGGCCCATGCACAGAACTCCTACTTTTTCCTCCTGCCATGCACAGATCCAAAAAGACACTGCAGTTTTATAGACAGGGAACCTGGTATCTGGGTAATACCTGCTTGTTTGCTATTGCATTCTCCACTCCTCGTCCAAAGGGCTGTGTTCCAGTAAAACGTGGTGGGCAAGGCAGGCAGTGGTACCCAGGCTCAGTATTCTCACACCTGTGCACTCCACTCAAGACAAAGCAAGCATCTGGAACCTCCTTACACtggaacagaagagagggaaaTTACATTACAATAGTTGTAGGTTTACttatgttttgtacatttttatccTAAATTGAAAGTAATAAacataatatatttataaataccATGAACAATTTGAGTTCTTGTACCTCATCAACATCTTTGCATTTGACTCCATTTCCATGATAGCCAGCAGGGCAAGCACCACATTTCCAGGAACCATCAGGAAAACTAGTACATGTTGTTCCCGCAAAGCAAGGGTTAGAGAGGCACCcatctgggaggaaaaaaaaaaataaagatgggATTCCATAATGTTATTAACGACATGCACAACAATAGCAAGAAAAACAGATCAACAAATATTCTTTGTGTCAAAGAATTCCCTTGGATCTAATTTTATTTGCACTGAACTGATAGTCTTGGTCACCTCTACCCTAAATAACACCAGTAGGAAATGAGCTCAGTATTGGTTAGCATACTGACAAGATATGGCTGCCTCTCCATTGAGAAAATTAGACATCCGTATCTTCAGGTTCGCCACAATGTTCTGAAGATGATGGAGCAAAGAGAACAAATGCTGTTTTACAGTTCACAGTTGCAATAGATGATTACTTACCAATTGGGCAATCCTGCTTGTTGCAGATCTGGTTGTCAAATGCTTCACCTATACAATCCTTCCCTCCATACTGGGGCTCAGGATTGTTGCAGAGACGGCCACGCTTCTGGACACCCCCTCCACATGTGACTGGACAGGTATCCCATGGTGACCATGGTCCCCAGTTGCCATTgactaaagaaaaatgaaaattagAAAGTGTAAGCATCCAGAAAACAAAGCACGGATAACCTCTGGTACCCTAATAAGTTATCTACAGTACTATGTAGATAAACTTATAGatgataaaaactttaaaattcaggctaatTGGGGTCCttcttgtatttttcttcttctgttcttttaaaTGATTACCACAGCCAGATGATTTAACAGGAGATGAGATACAAAGCATTCAGTTTTTAATGCTCAACTTACTTGGGCAAGGGCTTTTCTCGCAAGGCATGTTTTCTCTTGCTTCTCCTTCACACTCTTTGCCACCCATCTGAGGAAGAGGAGAGTTGCACAGACGGATTCTAGTAATCACTCCACTTCCACAAGTCACAGAACAGGACGACCAAGGGGACCAATGGCTCCAGGCACCATTCTGTCTGACTATAAATAGACATACATGTTACTGGTGACAAAGAATCATGATCTTTATAAGTAATAAGTAGGACACTTCTGATGTAAGCAGTAATACAGAATTGCTAATATTagataatataattaaaatagagAAAGATATGATGATGTGTCACAACTGAAACTGAGAACTACTGTattatatttgatttgatatttgaaaaatgaacaaaaaattgTATATTACTACTTGTATTGATTTAAGTAGCCCACTATTGTATCAACTCAACGTACTAGGGGAAAAATGCTTCATGATGATGTTGATTTGCAAGCAACCAAACTGTGCTTGTCAGTAACATAAAGCATTAATCAGTTTCTCAACATTATGTTGATTGACCAAACACTGATGACCAAAataatttgcatttattttctgcatgaaaaaattTAATTCTTACATCTCTTATCACACTCTTGCATATTGCAGATTCGTGTTTGGACAGAGGAGCCTTCGCAGCGATGGTTGATTCTGTCACAAGAACGTCCTCTCTGCTGGATCCCATTGCCACATGTCGCCGAGCAAGTTGTCCACTCGGACCAAGGAGACCAAATATCTTCTGCAGAATCACTGACTGTAAACAGAAACACTTTATTATTTGTATCATATACCAATAATTCTTCCTTACATATTCTGTGCTGAGATTTGTTTAATTGAATAGCTTAAAACTGTTTCTACGCCTGTATTTTTTGTTTGCAACTGTATTGTTGCAACAGTCCATTTCTAAGTAATTGAAACAGCTAATTACCTGCTATGTGCCTTTCTTTAAGAAAAGCAACAAGCATCAAATGTCTTGATGATGAAGAGTTGTTTCAGTGGGAAGCATGACAACTAACAAATTTAGGGATAGCTTTCATTGTATTTCAGATAATAAAACAGGTTAGCATAATAACACTTCCTCAGTCTTCTGCTTCCATTTGTTTTGACCTTTGATAACCACCTACATCTCACTTTAAtgactgttttaaaaatgctcagAAACAGCTTAAAGTTTTTGCAGTTTTCTGTAAGGATTTTCATATAAAAAATAGCCACACATATTTCCACATTTGGGTTGCTGTTGAAATCTTCTGGAGCAGAATTCTGCCTACTAACATTTTGTTTAGACTTCCTCAAATTCAGAAATGGCTgtcattttcaatattttaaaccacttcaaaagGTGTCAGTGAAGGTAACAGAAAGGTTTTATGAATGGAGGACCTCCCAGGTAATTATGCCAGTTGACCTGCTTATGGTCCTGTACAGCAGCTAGCTTGGCAGAATATCTAATCCAGGCCTGCCTATCTCACATTATGTATTCTGAACAATACAAGCACTCTGTGGTGTTGTCATCTGAACAATAGCCTTTAGAACAAGAAACTTACTCAACTTGCTCTGGAATTCTTAAATTAATTAAGGTCCTTTCACTATCATCTGTTTTGTTGATGTGTTAGGGGAAGGAAATACTTTTCTAAGCTAATTTTAATAGGTGTGGTTCTCTCCCATACTCTGATTAGAGCTAGGAAATTATAACCACCTTTTTaactgagaaaaaaaatcagatgcaaCCAAAAGTTCAAATTGTGTGCTGTTAAAAAAACCTACTTTATACAGAATTAGTATGGAAACTGGAATACTCTGGGACAGTGATTTATCATTTATGTAATTCTTCAGCAGTTTGTAATGTAAGCAGTTTTGCCTCATATGGAATATTTAAAGGaataaatagatttaaaatgtattttctggaCATTCCACACTATTAGCAATTTCTCACCTCATGTCTGGTTCTAGTCCATGGGTTTATGGTTATTAATggattttatttgtatgtttttaatgttgtttactTTAGGCCACCCTGAGGCAGAACTGTGTGCTATATGTCTGTAAACTAAATAAACACATAATTTACTATAAATGTACTTCAACATATCCCTTTCATCATTACAGTGCAATTTTTTCATAGCTGATCCCAAACTATTTATAAGATGCCAGCATCCTCATTTTGGAATTTGAGGCTTGTCAGTGCTACACACAAATTTTCCAAAAGCTAATCACCACAGACTTCTACACTAACATGATGGCATTTagagtacattttaaaacaatttctagTTATAAACTGGAATTCATTAGTGTAAAAATGGTTAAGAAGCTTTAATAACTTACGCCAACATCTTGGGCAGCATTCTCCATCAGGAACAGTGGCATTGGAACAAGGCATAAGAGGGCAAGATACTTTATGACAGATAACGACAGAATTCTAAACAGAAAAAGATTATATTAACAATTAATCACATGCAAAAATCTGACACTTCATCTCAGAACAGAAAAATGCTAGAAGTTTATCAACAATATTTATTGGGATCTAGGGGCAAAGCAGGCCATTGTGACTGCAGTGGAAAGGGCAGAGCCAGCAAATATGTCATTGCTTCTCTCCTCACCAAGTGGGCAGTAGATGTGAGGGTAAATCCAGAACAGGGCTTCTTTCCATTGCCTATCTATGTAATCCCCCTCCCTTCGGCCTGGTACAGAGTACCCAATTTCTTAAACTGTGGAAAACTAATATTCTTTTCTAATAAACAGAAAAGGTATTGATGCTACTAGTTCTGTAAAATGCTAATGAAAGTGTCAGTAGCATCCAGTTTTCCACTAGGGGAAAATGTCTGGTTTTTACTTTGAAATATTATACAATTAAGTGTGCTGTTCCTTCTGTACATAGGTCACATTTCTACATATTATACCACCTAAATGATTGATGGTGATGGAAAATCAAACATCATGGTTTTTTAAGGAATCTTTACCTGGCAAGTACATGTAGTGCAGCTATCAGTGGTCCATTCAGCTGTATTTTGGTACACAACTTGATTATGAAGGCATGCCCCAGGACTTATTTTAAATGGACCACCAACAAATTCCATGAGACCATtcttaaagagaaaaaaagagaatagTTCAGTTAATGCCAATGGATCATGCTTCCAAGTAAATGTCATTACATTGCAACTATAAACCCACTAGAATACATGGGAGTACTGCACAGATAAGAGCCCCAAGACTAGTTCACACATTCAAGCCATTAATTCAGTACTTCCTATCTGTGGGGTCATATAGAGACGTTTTAGGGTTAACTAGGCTAGGTATACATAGTTACAGCCTACAGCTACCATTTATGTAGCAACAATAGCTGAAGAAACTAACACTAACATACTAGAAACTACTGCCACAGCCTGGGTCTAGCCATAGCCCAGTTTACATTGTGGTTTTAGCTCCAAAATGCTAGCCAATTTGTGgtcagggaaagggaaagaagaatgggTCCACTTTCTTTCTGTTTACAGAAGCTTTTTTCCTCCTTGTCACCTGAAAATAATTCTTACCCATCACAGGGGAGTGGCAGTTTACAAGTTTGCCTTCTATTATACAATTTggtctgtatgcagaaaatgagCAGCAGGTCTGTATGTGTCAATGAGGCTTTAGAGGTCAGTTTGCTCTTCAGTTTCATTACTGTGGCCTGGTAAAGACTGGTGCTATgcgccggcctggggccaattttagggctcgagACAGCAGAGCATCCGCACGCTACCAAGCCCTACTGCGCTGTCCGGTTGCCATTATGGTTCACCcctatccacatgggggccgctaTGATGACGTACGTGCGACGCAGCATCCAAACGGTGCCACGCCACACATTCATCATCAGTGCACATGAGGGGGTTCAATGGTGCCCCTCACGCACCCTAAAACCCCCTGCCAAGAGCCTCTAttgggggcagaaaggggtggcgtctcgccgcccctttctccttgtctgtcgagcccctgtgTGTTTAATAGCTACTTACCACTTTGTGGACTGAATCTTGAAGTGTTGTAACCAGGGCTCGTAAGCTTTGCAGTTCTACAAACACATTGGTGAGTTCATCACAGGAGAATCCACAGATTGCCTGGATGTCTTTTGTTTTATGGCCAATGTAGTTTGTGCGAATGGCTGGGCGGGAACCATTAATGGGATTGTCCAACTTAATGATGGTCCTAGTAGCTAAAACAGAAAATTCATGCATGTCATGATTATAGGCATACATGTGTGTATTATAAAATAGAACCAGAAATcagataaaatatatatttaaggcAGAAATTTTATAGTATACAGTTTTTCTCAAAGCAAGATTTTTGAAAGGCCAGTGCAGATGGAGAAATATTACAGACTTACAACTCTCACAGCCTTTGTTCCTAAGGATAGTTTCTACTGTGGTTCCAAATACAAAGCGCACATTCTGCAGCATTccctggaaaaggaaaaaatgcattAATTAGCAACGtctggttgttttaaaaaaatggaagcattGTACAGTAAAAAACTTGCACATTAATATATATCTACACATTTAAAAGCTTGCACTTAATTTCAACATATGTGTAACATATGGATCACAGTTTGACAGTAACCAAAATACTTGTTGGCAGAACTATTTTCCCATCTAAACTCTAcaggcatttttcttgaatggaaACAGAACATACATTTATAATCTTATTTTTATAAGAAAGCAAATGTACAACCTatgttggccagaatcctctttATACATGTATTCACTTTTTCTTCCTTGTGAACAGTATTACTATATAGAAAATTTCCTAATGGCTCAAGGCTCACATCTGAATAATTTTTGCAATTAATAATAGACAAATGTCAAcactctcttcctttccctcatAGACAGTAATTTTTAATGGCAGCCAGGAAAAAGTTGTAGTAAGGCATGTGTGTCCACTCCAGGTTACTTCCTTGAAACAAATTCATGGACCTGCTACAACAAGGCATCTCACCTGAAAGTTGTCATTGAATCCTCCTTTTGCAATGCGGAGTCTGGCACTGCTTGCCAGGTCCCTGGTGAAGATATTCTGGATAGGGATTTCCAATTCAGCATTCACCATTTTTTCACATCCCACATACAGCTGAGCTTGATCTTCTTGGACTAAGAGGGTGATGTTGTTCCACTGTGCGTGGGGCAACTCAACATCCTCCACTGACACCAGAGACTGGTTACCCTCCTTGGGAAAGATACTCAAATCCAAGGTTTTAGCCTTGCCATTCAAGACGAGCTTAAACACATGGCCAGAATTGTCCTTGCGCTCCACAGCCAGCAGGGTGCCAGGGCTCTTCTTCACTGGACGAAGGTTAGCTAATAGAATGAAGCCCTTTTCAGCTTGGATGGCATAAAGAATGTCTTGGAATTTGTGGTCAGGGATTGCAGGGATACGATTGGCATCATCAATGCGGTAGGCAGGGCTGGAAATCTCTGGTCCCTTCACAGGGTGTACCCCTGCCGCCTTCCGGGCTGCTCCCTTGCGACCAAAGCCAATTAGTTCAAAGAGATCAAAAACACTGTTATCATCCCCAGGCTCtgtcaagagaaagagagaggaatagAGAAATGTATTGGTTATTGTGGACCAGAGGAAACCCTACGGAGAAATTAGGGAATTTTCACACCCTGCATCAATGTTAAGCAAGCTGTTGTTGCTAAATGCATTAAAGTGAATTCTAACTTATGGTGAGCttaccataggattttcttggtaagacttgttcagaggaggcttgaaGCTGAGAGACTTGATGACacgaatttgaaccctggtctccttgaATCCTAAATCCAACATTGAACTACTACACACATTGGCTCTAAAACTCACAAAAGGGATGGGATTTGAATGCAGACCACAATGGATCAGCAGACCATTACTCTAACTGCTCTGCCTCTTCATCCTGCATCTTGTTAAGCATATTGGCTGTGAGAAGACAACTAATGCTGTGATCCtggaaggttgtgtgtgtgtgtgggggggggggggggaccttaagGAATGTGCTCTGGGCAAGGGAAAGTCAGCCAGTTATGCACGCTCTGAGGTGAAAGGAGGCAGCCAAGCTGGCGCAGCTCTCAGAAGTTACAAGACAATTTTGGATTGAGGGGCGTGAGGCATGTCTTAAGAAATACAAAAAGCTTGCTCAGGTATTTGAGCTTtaccacagtggttctcaaacagtggggtgcCTAGGGGTGCCTAACAGTTGCTCACAGGAGAcgtggaggccctgatccctctttctcttcccaagccttttaatgcacaaaatttacacatgtagagttaaatactgaatttacttaaataaatctGTTCTAATGCGAACAATGTTATTTActtctaaaatgttaaaacataaatatatatatgaatgtgtgaataaaaatatgcacactaaataaaccaATTTTTAATTCATATACTACATGGACTTGGGGGGGGTGTCatttgcatgtagatgtaaagaggggGAGGTCCCAAGAGTAAACAATGCTTTACAGGATTCAAAACCTCAGACCTTGGCCTCACTGCCAGAGCATCTGTTAAGAATAAAAGAATAACAAGAAGAACTTTGCTCAAAGAGTCAGTGTGACATactgatttgagcactggactatgactctggagaccagggtttgaattcctgctgagccatgaaacccactaggtgaccctaggcaagtcacactctctcagcctctgatggcaatggcaaactacctctgaagaaattctgccaagaaaaccccatggaaagtTTGCTTTGGCAACAGGCAGCATAGCTTAGtgattttgaatgttggacaactctggagaccagagtttgattcccagctcagccatggaaacccattgggtgaccaaataaaagcaaaaaacactcatagaaatgtcaaTTCACACTTCTTAACGATGCCCAAAccagagaacattttgaaattccaggacacatcctggaaaaggaggacctctcaTCACCctgcccatgatagggtcaccttaagttggaaatgacttgaagccatacaGCACACACATACCAGTGATGTATttgtcttttagtccaagtcttaagtcaagtctcaagtctgggagccaacttttaacagaaaaaagtaaTGGGATGTGTTTCTTGAAGAAGAACAGCAAATGAGTGAGATCTGCTCAGCAACTTGTACCTGTTGCACACCTGAGGAACCTTCTAAAACTTTCAAAAGCttcagaaggatccttctgcctcaagcccattgcttaacgCATTTGCTGTTCTCTTCTAAGAAATGCACCCCGGTCCCTGGGAGCAGAACTTGcttgctgctcaaagtgaatggcaccagcaagtcagtcactaaaaatatacaagtctcaagtccaGTTGAGTGTCCAGTGTgtcaagtcaagtcactgaagcgaCGAGTCTGACTTATGTCCAAGTCAATTGTGGGGTCTCTGATTTGGAGTGTTTGTGGCTTGCACAGAGCCCCCAAATGTCAGCctgaggaggaaagggggcaccCCTCTGTTTCTGAACCACAGCTCCGTCCAGTCAGGGAAAATGAGTCTGGAGGAAGGTCCCAAAGCCAGCCTCACAGAAAACTGCCTCCCTGCCTCAAAGG is a window from the Sceloporus undulatus isolate JIND9_A2432 ecotype Alabama chromosome 1, SceUnd_v1.1, whole genome shotgun sequence genome containing:
- the THBS1 gene encoding thrombospondin-1 isoform X2, producing MELPGGLFLLLMLGVHASNRIPEPGDDNSVFDLFELIGFGRKGAARKAAGVHPVKGPEISSPAYRIDDANRIPAIPDHKFQDILYAIQAEKGFILLANLRPVKKSPGTLLAVERKDNSGHVFKLVLNGKAKTLDLSIFPKEGNQSLVSVEDVELPHAQWNNITLLVQEDQAQLYVGCEKMVNAELEIPIQNIFTRDLASSARLRIAKGGFNDNFQGMLQNVRFVFGTTVETILRNKGCESSTRTIIKLDNPINGSRPAIRTNYIGHKTKDIQAICGFSCDELTNVFVELQSLRALVTTLQDSVHKVNGLMEFVGGPFKISPGACLHNQVVYQNTAEWTTDSCTTCTCQNSVVICHKVSCPLMPCSNATVPDGECCPRCWLSDSAEDIWSPWSEWTTCSATCGNGIQQRGRSCDRINHRCEGSSVQTRICNMQECDKRFRQNGAWSHWSPWSSCSVTCGSGVITRIRLCNSPLPQMGGKECEGEARENMPCEKSPCPINGNWGPWSPWDTCPVTCGGGVQKRGRLCNNPEPQYGGKDCIGEAFDNQICNKQDCPIDGCLSNPCFAGTTCTSFPDGSWKCGACPAGYHGNGVKCKDVDECKEVPDACFVLSGVHRCENTEPGYHCLPCPPRFTGTQPFGRGVENAIANKQVCKPRNPCTDGTHDCNKHARCIYLGHFSDPMYRCECKPGYAGNGNICGEDTDLDGWPNENLVCVANATYHCTKDNCPNLPNSGQEDYDKDGIGDACDSDDDNDNIPDDRDNCPFIYNPQQYDYDRDDVGDRCDNCPYNHNPDQIDTDNNGEGDACAVDIDGDGILNERDNCQYVYNVDQKDTDLDGVGDQCDNCPMEHNPDQTDSDSDRIGDKCDSNQDIDEDGHQNNLDNCPYVPNANQADHDKDGKGDACDHDDDNDGIPDDKDNCRLVANPDQLDSDGDGRGDACKDDFDKDNVLDIDDICPENVDISETDFRRFQMIPLDPKGTSQNDPNWVVRHQGKELVQTVNCDPGLAVGFDEFNAVDFSGTFFINTERDDDYAGFVFGYQSSSRFYVVMWKQVTQTYWDIEPTKAQGYSGLSIKVVNSTTGPGTHLRNALWHTGNTAGQVRTLWHDPRHTGWKDFTAYRWRLSHRPKTGYIRSMMTRQLTQKVFQNADIAPSKIFCFHKSWDHFFLLFPFFCS
- the THBS1 gene encoding thrombospondin-1 isoform X1, with protein sequence MELPGGLFLLLMLGVHASNRIPEPGDDNSVFDLFELIGFGRKGAARKAAGVHPVKGPEISSPAYRIDDANRIPAIPDHKFQDILYAIQAEKGFILLANLRPVKKSPGTLLAVERKDNSGHVFKLVLNGKAKTLDLSIFPKEGNQSLVSVEDVELPHAQWNNITLLVQEDQAQLYVGCEKMVNAELEIPIQNIFTRDLASSARLRIAKGGFNDNFQGMLQNVRFVFGTTVETILRNKGCESSTRTIIKLDNPINGSRPAIRTNYIGHKTKDIQAICGFSCDELTNVFVELQSLRALVTTLQDSVHKVNGLMEFVGGPFKISPGACLHNQVVYQNTAEWTTDSCTTCTCQNSVVICHKVSCPLMPCSNATVPDGECCPRCWLSDSAEDIWSPWSEWTTCSATCGNGIQQRGRSCDRINHRCEGSSVQTRICNMQECDKRFRQNGAWSHWSPWSSCSVTCGSGVITRIRLCNSPLPQMGGKECEGEARENMPCEKSPCPINGNWGPWSPWDTCPVTCGGGVQKRGRLCNNPEPQYGGKDCIGEAFDNQICNKQDCPIDGCLSNPCFAGTTCTSFPDGSWKCGACPAGYHGNGVKCKDVDECKEVPDACFVLSGVHRCENTEPGYHCLPCPPRFTGTQPFGRGVENAIANKQVCKPRNPCTDGTHDCNKHARCIYLGHFSDPMYRCECKPGYAGNGNICGEDTDLDGWPNENLVCVANATYHCTKDNCPNLPNSGQEDYDKDGIGDACDSDDDNDNIPDDRDNCPFIYNPQQYDYDRDDVGDRCDNCPYNHNPDQIDTDNNGEGDACAVDIDGDGILNERDNCQYVYNVDQKDTDLDGVGDQCDNCPMEHNPDQTDSDSDRIGDKCDSNQDIDEDGHQNNLDNCPYVPNANQADHDKDGKGDACDHDDDNDGIPDDKDNCRLVANPDQLDSDGDGRGDACKDDFDKDNVLDIDDICPENVDISETDFRRFQMIPLDPKGTSQNDPNWVVRHQGKELVQTVNCDPGLAVGFDEFNAVDFSGTFFINTERDDDYAGFVFGYQSSSRFYVVMWKQVTQTYWDIEPTKAQGYSGLSIKVVNSTTGPGTHLRNALWHTGNTAGQVRTLWHDPRHTGWKDFTAYRWRLSHRPKTGYIRVVMYEGKKIMADSGPIYDKTYAGGRLGLFVFSQEMVFFSDLKYECRDP